One stretch of Juglans microcarpa x Juglans regia isolate MS1-56 chromosome 3D, Jm3101_v1.0, whole genome shotgun sequence DNA includes these proteins:
- the LOC121256560 gene encoding uncharacterized WD repeat-containing protein C2A9.03-like isoform X1, whose product MEHFQNDDLEYVVDDYYYDMAGFDDEDFFTHIEPQRNNDVDSPDSDFEDDFETSKPKTDTSALEARNGKDIQGIPWERLNFTRDKYRETRLKQYKNYENLSLSREELDKECLQVEKAKTFYDFQFNTRLVKSTIVHFQLRNLLGATSKHDVYLMQNYSVVHWSSLLRRGKEVLNVAKPIVPTLKRPGLLSQSLSRVQISTMAVKENLLVAGGFQGELVCKYLNQPGVAFCTKVTTDENAITNAVDVFQNPNGLMRVMTANNDARVRVYDAENFALLNLFSYDWSVNNTSVSPDGKLLAVLGDSAECLVADAESGKVIGSLKGHLDYSFTSAWHPDGRILATGNQDTTCRLWDIRNLSKSLAVIKGRMGAIRAVKFSSDGRFMAMAEPADFVHILDTESGYVQGQEIDLFGEIAGISFSPDSEALFVGVSDRTYGSLLEFNRRHNNQYLDSIF is encoded by the exons ATGGAGCACTTCCAAAACGACGACCTTGAATATGTCGTGGACGACTACTACTACGACATGGCCGGTTTTGACGACGAAGATTTCTTCACTCACATCGAACCTCAGAGGAACAACGACGTCGATTCTCCGGACTCTGACTTTGAGGACGACTTCGAAAcg AGCAAGCCAAAGACCGATACTTCTGCTTTGGAGGCTAGAAATGGGAAGGACATACAGGGAATACCATGGGAGAGGCTTAATTTTACAAGAGATAAGTACCGCGAGACGCGATTGAAGCAATACAAAAACTACgagaacctctctctctctcgggaaGAGCTCGACAAG GAATGCTTGCAAGTAGAGAAGGCAAAGACTTTTTATGATTTCCAGTTCAACACGAGGCTTGTCAAATCAACAATTGTGCATTTTCAG TTGAGGAATTTGTTAGGGGCGACATCAAAGCATGATGTATACCTGATGCAGAACTATTCAGTTGTGCATTGGTCCTCATTGCTGAGGAGGGGCAAAGAAGTGCTCAATGTTGCTAAACCGATTGTTCCCACCCTG AAACGCCCTGGATTGTTGTCTCAGTCACTCTCAAGAGTTCAGATAAGCACAATGGCTGTTAAAGAGAATTTACTGGTGGCTGGCGGGTTTCAGGGGGAGCTAGTTTGCAAG TACTTGAATCAACCTGGAGTTGCATTCTGCACAAAAGTGACAACAGATGAGAATGCTATAACCAATGCAGTGGATGTTTTCCAAAACCCCAA TGGCTTGATGAGGGTTATGACTGCAAATAACGATGCTCGAGTGAGGGTCTACGACGCAGAGAATTTTGCTTTACTAAATCTCTTCTCCTACGATTGGTCTGTAAAT AACACCTCCGTTAGTCCGGATGGAAAGTTGCTTGCAGTTCTTGGTGACAGTGCGGAATGTTTAGTCGCTGATGCTGAGTCTGGAAAA GTCATTGGGAGCCTCAAAGGGCACCTGGACTATTCTTTTACATCTGCTTGGCACCCGGACGGACGAATTTTGGCTACTGGGAACCAAGACACTACCTGCAGGCTGTGGGACATAAGGAATCTGTCCAAATCCCTGGCTGTAATAAAGGGAAGGATGGGGGCAATAAGAGCCGTAAAGTTCAGCTCAGATGGGCGGTTTATGGCTATGGCTGAGCCAGCAGACTTTGTGCATATCCTAGACACGGAGTCTGGATATGTTCAGGGTCAGGAGATTGATCTATTTGGGGAGATTGCCGGAATATCATTTAGCCCCGACAGTGAAGCACTTTTTGTCGGGGTTTCGGATCGCACGTATGGCAGCTTGTTAGAGTTCAACAGGAGGCATAATAACCAATATCTAGACTCCATCTTCTAG
- the LOC121256560 gene encoding uncharacterized WD repeat-containing protein C2A9.03-like isoform X2, with translation MLRNLLGATSKHDVYLMQNYSVVHWSSLLRRGKEVLNVAKPIVPTLKRPGLLSQSLSRVQISTMAVKENLLVAGGFQGELVCKYLNQPGVAFCTKVTTDENAITNAVDVFQNPNGLMRVMTANNDARVRVYDAENFALLNLFSYDWSVNNTSVSPDGKLLAVLGDSAECLVADAESGKVIGSLKGHLDYSFTSAWHPDGRILATGNQDTTCRLWDIRNLSKSLAVIKGRMGAIRAVKFSSDGRFMAMAEPADFVHILDTESGYVQGQEIDLFGEIAGISFSPDSEALFVGVSDRTYGSLLEFNRRHNNQYLDSIF, from the exons atg TTGAGGAATTTGTTAGGGGCGACATCAAAGCATGATGTATACCTGATGCAGAACTATTCAGTTGTGCATTGGTCCTCATTGCTGAGGAGGGGCAAAGAAGTGCTCAATGTTGCTAAACCGATTGTTCCCACCCTG AAACGCCCTGGATTGTTGTCTCAGTCACTCTCAAGAGTTCAGATAAGCACAATGGCTGTTAAAGAGAATTTACTGGTGGCTGGCGGGTTTCAGGGGGAGCTAGTTTGCAAG TACTTGAATCAACCTGGAGTTGCATTCTGCACAAAAGTGACAACAGATGAGAATGCTATAACCAATGCAGTGGATGTTTTCCAAAACCCCAA TGGCTTGATGAGGGTTATGACTGCAAATAACGATGCTCGAGTGAGGGTCTACGACGCAGAGAATTTTGCTTTACTAAATCTCTTCTCCTACGATTGGTCTGTAAAT AACACCTCCGTTAGTCCGGATGGAAAGTTGCTTGCAGTTCTTGGTGACAGTGCGGAATGTTTAGTCGCTGATGCTGAGTCTGGAAAA GTCATTGGGAGCCTCAAAGGGCACCTGGACTATTCTTTTACATCTGCTTGGCACCCGGACGGACGAATTTTGGCTACTGGGAACCAAGACACTACCTGCAGGCTGTGGGACATAAGGAATCTGTCCAAATCCCTGGCTGTAATAAAGGGAAGGATGGGGGCAATAAGAGCCGTAAAGTTCAGCTCAGATGGGCGGTTTATGGCTATGGCTGAGCCAGCAGACTTTGTGCATATCCTAGACACGGAGTCTGGATATGTTCAGGGTCAGGAGATTGATCTATTTGGGGAGATTGCCGGAATATCATTTAGCCCCGACAGTGAAGCACTTTTTGTCGGGGTTTCGGATCGCACGTATGGCAGCTTGTTAGAGTTCAACAGGAGGCATAATAACCAATATCTAGACTCCATCTTCTAG